The Planctellipticum variicoloris DNA window GCTGCCGCGCATGGCGAAAGTCATGGACCGCTGCACGCTGGTGCGGTCTGTCGTGGGCCAGCGCGACGAGCACTCCAGCTTTCAGAATCTGACCGGCTATACGATGGGTGAGACCCAGCGGGATGGTCGGCCGAACTTCGGGTCGTTGGCGGCGCGGGTTCTTGGCCCGACGCATCCGGTGGTGCCGCCGTTCGTCGACCTGTTCCCCACGATGCAGCACCGACCCTACAACAGCACGGGGGCGGGCTACCTGGGCCCGGCGTTCAATCAGATCCGCGCCGACGGCGAAGACGTCGCCAGCATGAAACTGCGGTACGTCGAGCACGCCAAGTTCTCGGATCGCCGCCGACTGCTCGAACAGATCGACCGCTTTCGACGGACCGTCGACGATGCGGACATCGACGCGATGGACGAAAGCTATCACCGGGCGTTCGATGTGCTGACGTCTTCGCGCGTCGTGGAAGCCCTGGATCTCGAGAAGGAGGACCCGAAGCTCCGCGACCGTTATGGGCGGGGTTCGGCGAAGCATCTGGGGGACGGCGCTCCGATGTGGAACGATCAGTTGCTGATCGCCCGCCGTCTCGTGGAAGCGGGGGTTCGCGTCGTGACGGTCGCGTATGGCTTCTGGGACACGCACGGCAACAACTTCGGGCACATGAAGGCTCACCTGCCGACCTTTGACGCCGGGATCTCGTCGCTGATCGAAGACCTGCACGAGCGCGGTCTCGAACGCGACTGCAGCGTGATCGTCTGGGGCGAGTTCGGACGGACGCCGAAGATCAACAAGGACGCAGGACGCGATCACTGGGCTCCGGTCCAGGCGGCGCTGCTGGCGGGGGGCGGAGTTTCAGGCGGGCGCGTCGTCGGAGCGACCGACAAGACGGCGGCGTACGCGGCGGAAAGGCCGATCGATTACCGGGAAATCCTGGCGTCGGTTTATCACCGGCTGGGCGTCGATCCGCACGAGTTCGTTCGCGACGCCAATGACCGCCCGGTCACGGCGCTGCCGGAAGATTTTCGTCCGGTGCGGGATCTGATCTGAATGGGCAGTGGCTGCCGATGGTGACGCTACGCGATCTCGACGGCGGGTTCGTCCTCGATCGGCAGGACATCGACGCCGACCGACAGCGCGTGCCGCCCGCCGCCGATGTAAACGCCCCGCAGGGGGGGGACGTCGTCGTAGTCTCGGCCCCAGGCGATGGTAATGTGTTCGGTGTCGGGGAACACGTTATTGGTGGGGTCGAGATCGACCCAGCCCAGCGTGCCGCAGTAGATCGACAGCCAGGCGTGCGACGCATCGGCGCCGACGAGACGGGGCTGCCCGGCGGCCGGGTACGTTCGCAAGTAGCCGCTGACGTAGCGGGCGGCGAGCCCCAGCGACCGCAGCGCGGCGATTTCGACGTGCGCGAAGTCCTGGCAGACGCCGCGGCGCATTTCAAACACTTCGTCGACCGTCGAGTGCACGTGGGTGGCCCGTGAGTCGAATTTGAATTCGCGGTGAATTCGCGAGGTCAGATCGGCGATGGCAGCCAGCATCGGCCGGCCGGCGGGAAACGATGTGCGGGCGTAGTCGGCCAGCTTGGGGGAGATACGCACTCGCGGCGATTCGTAGGCGAATTCGCAGGCGAAGAGATCCGACTCGGTCGGTCGCGAGGTGAGGTTCTCGAGGACCTCCTCCCACGGGGGGCTCGGATCGTTGGCGGCGCGGCCGTGCGGCGTCAGGTGCACGTCGCTGACGGCGGTCACCTTGAGGGTGTCGTAGCCCTGGTTGAATGAAAAAACGGAGACGTCGTTTCCGAAGTAGTCCGACCGCAGGGTCTGGATCGCCGGGGCGGGCAGAATGTGGAGCTCGTGCGATCGGCAGATCTGATAGCGCAGCCGCCGGGGACGCAGTCGGGCTTCGTTGTGACAGACCGAGACCGGTTCGTCGCCCGAGTAGGTCGTGGTGTGAGTGACGCGATAGCGCATCAGCGTCCCTCCGAGTCGGTAATCTGCCTGGGTGCTCCGGAATGGACCAGGTATTTGCGGGTCAGAGTGTCGGAGAGCGTGCGGAGCTGGTGCTCCAGATCGGTGAGGACCCGCTCGACTTCGAGGGGCGGGGAATCGGTAAGTTGTTCGGGGGTCAGCATCCGCACGTCGTGGACGGCGGCCATCGCCAGCCGTTTCTCTTCGGTCCGCAGGGGCGCGACAAGATCGCGCGGCAGCATGTCGACGTGATCGGCGAGCGTGACGACCTGGAAGGCGACCGAATGGGGATTCGTCTCGTCCGTCACCGCCAGATCGAGGACCGCGTTCTGCTGGACATTGTCGAGATAGCGCGAACGATAGGTCATGCGGCAGTCCAGGATCTCCAGCAGAACTCGAAGGACGGCTTTGTCGGCGACCTTGCCGGTCTGCAGCGTGCTCACGATCAGACTGGCGGTGATGCGGCCGCGCTCGATCCGCCGGCCCATGTCGAGCAGTCTCCAGGCGGGGCCGCGAATCATGCCGTCCTGAATCAGTCCGCTGACGGCGGCGAGGTCGACCATCAACTGATTGAGGGCGCCGTAGGCATCGGCGAGGTCGACGCGCCGTCGTCCGCCCGCAGTCTGGAAGATCGTGGTGATGTGATGAATCGTCCGCCAGGTATCGGGCGAGAGCCAGTCCCGGGCCAGCGAGGCCAGTCGTTTCATCTCGGAAATCGCCGCGGCGAGGCCCCGCGGCTCGGCGGGATCGAAGATGACTTTGGGGAGATTTTCCGTCAGCTCGGGCAACTGTTCGTCGAGGCCGTCGACGGCGAAGCCGGGTTCGATCTGACCCTGGTCGGCGAGAGCCCGGATCAGCACGGGGAGTTCCGGCCAGTCCTCTTCGGACTCTGCCGTGAGGCGGTCGACGACCGGTCGCAGCAGACGGCAGAGGAAGTCGGCCCGGTCGAGCGATTGTCCCAGCCAGAAGAGATCGTCGGCGACCCGGCTGGGGAATGCGGCGCCAGTGCGGCGGAGGGGCACCGGTTGATCGTCCGGTTCCAGCAGCGTTACGTGTTCGATGGGACCGTCCGACAGGACCCACAGGTCTTTGCTGCCGAGACCTGCGGTGATCGACAGCTCCATGGGGGCCGTGGTTGTAGCGACGCGAATCAGGCCGCCGGGCATGATGCTGTAGCTGTGCGGCGAGTCGGCGACCAGGAAGACGCGGAGGGCCAGGTGTCCGCAGTGGATGCCGCCGTCCGACCAGACGGGAGACGCCGAACGATGGACGGTTTCCTGGGCGATGAAGGCGTGGGGGCGGGCGATGATCCTTGCCCGCAGTTCCGCGAGGCGGCCGGCGCTCAGCGAACCCGGCAGAATCTCTTCGCCGCCGCTCTTCTGATAGGCGGGTTTGATGACCAGCGAATTCAGATTGTCGAGGACGTATTGCCGCTGCTGCGGGTCCCCGCACCACCAGGTCGGGACCGATGGCAGGTGGAGGTCTTCCCCGGTGAAACGTCGGCACAACTCCGGCAGAAACGCCATGAAGACTGGCGTTTCGATCAGGCCGCAGCCGGGCGTGTTGGCGATGGCCACATGGCCCTTGCGGACCGCCTGCAGAATTCCCGGGATGCCATGCGGTGCGGAGCCGCCGAGTTCCAGCGGATCGATCTGAGCCTCGGCCCCCCGGGAATAGATGACGTCGACCGGCAGCAGCCCCCCCAGGGTCTTGAGATAGACGCGGTCCTCGCGGACGGCCAGGTCGCCGCCCTCGACCAGCGTCAGATTGAGATACCGGGCGAGATAAATGTCCTCGAAGTACAGCGGGTGTCTGGGGCCCGGCGTGAGGAGCACGACGCGCAGGTTCTCCGACGGTCGCGATCCGCGCTGCTTGAGCGCGTTCAGGAGGCGGACGAAGAACGGCGCCAGTCGCTGGACTCCGACGCGATGCATCACCTGCGGCATGGCCCGCGAGGTGACGATTCGGTTTTCCAGGGCGAACGCGGCTCCGGGGGGGGCTTCGGAGCGGTCGGCCATCACCTGCCAGCCGCCATCCGGGAGTCGGGCGAGTTCGGCCGAGTAGAGCGTCAGGGCCTGCTCCGTCGACGGTCGCAAGTGGTGGAACGCGCGGACGAAGCCCGGATGGGCGTAGACGGCTTCGGGAGGGAGCCAGCGGTCTTTCAGAAGCTTCTGCGGTCCGTGGAGGTCGCGGATCACTGCGTCCAGGAGTTTGGCTCGCTGATCGAGCGCCCGTTCGACCCGGTCCCATTCTTCGCCCGCAACGATGGCGGGGAGCAGGTCGAGTCGCCAGGGCCGTTGCGACTCGCCGCCGTCTCCGAAGACGTTGTAGGTGACGCCGTTCTGTTTCAGGACTCGATCGGCCTGGATCGTCCGTTGCGTCAGCTCGTCGGGGCTGACGTTCCGGAAGGCCTCCAGGAAGCGGTTCCAGTGCGGTCGTGGCGAACGGTCGGCCTGGAAGACTTCGTCATAGACCCACGGCGGCGGGGCATAGTCCTGCAGCGAAACAGTCGATGGTGTCGCCACAGAGGCCATAGTGGTTCAAAGTTGAGCCAGAGGGATGAAAACGACCGAGGGAACGCACGATACACGAAATCGCAGAACAGGTCCCGGTCGCGCACCGCTTCTCATCCGCCGGACGGTCCCTGTTCGACGCTCATCTCTCGATACCCCGATTAGACGCGGCGCAGGTCGAGCGTGCAAGGATAGTCCGGATGGACAGGGACCGTCTGAGGGGTGATTCCGCCTGCCGTATGGCCGAATCT harbors:
- a CDS encoding DUF1501 domain-containing protein, which produces MLTLSGPRMRYCDRVSRRSFLQVGGLALGGLTLPQLLRAESAGGAVGRHKSVIMVYLSGGLAHQDTFDLKPEAPAEVRGEFKPIDTSVPGLQVCELLPRMAKVMDRCTLVRSVVGQRDEHSSFQNLTGYTMGETQRDGRPNFGSLAARVLGPTHPVVPPFVDLFPTMQHRPYNSTGAGYLGPAFNQIRADGEDVASMKLRYVEHAKFSDRRRLLEQIDRFRRTVDDADIDAMDESYHRAFDVLTSSRVVEALDLEKEDPKLRDRYGRGSAKHLGDGAPMWNDQLLIARRLVEAGVRVVTVAYGFWDTHGNNFGHMKAHLPTFDAGISSLIEDLHERGLERDCSVIVWGEFGRTPKINKDAGRDHWAPVQAALLAGGGVSGGRVVGATDKTAAYAAERPIDYREILASVYHRLGVDPHEFVRDANDRPVTALPEDFRPVRDLI
- a CDS encoding transglutaminase family protein, whose protein sequence is MRYRVTHTTTYSGDEPVSVCHNEARLRPRRLRYQICRSHELHILPAPAIQTLRSDYFGNDVSVFSFNQGYDTLKVTAVSDVHLTPHGRAANDPSPPWEEVLENLTSRPTESDLFACEFAYESPRVRISPKLADYARTSFPAGRPMLAAIADLTSRIHREFKFDSRATHVHSTVDEVFEMRRGVCQDFAHVEIAALRSLGLAARYVSGYLRTYPAAGQPRLVGADASHAWLSIYCGTLGWVDLDPTNNVFPDTEHITIAWGRDYDDVPPLRGVYIGGGRHALSVGVDVLPIEDEPAVEIA
- a CDS encoding circularly permuted type 2 ATP-grasp protein — translated: MASVATPSTVSLQDYAPPPWVYDEVFQADRSPRPHWNRFLEAFRNVSPDELTQRTIQADRVLKQNGVTYNVFGDGGESQRPWRLDLLPAIVAGEEWDRVERALDQRAKLLDAVIRDLHGPQKLLKDRWLPPEAVYAHPGFVRAFHHLRPSTEQALTLYSAELARLPDGGWQVMADRSEAPPGAAFALENRIVTSRAMPQVMHRVGVQRLAPFFVRLLNALKQRGSRPSENLRVVLLTPGPRHPLYFEDIYLARYLNLTLVEGGDLAVREDRVYLKTLGGLLPVDVIYSRGAEAQIDPLELGGSAPHGIPGILQAVRKGHVAIANTPGCGLIETPVFMAFLPELCRRFTGEDLHLPSVPTWWCGDPQQRQYVLDNLNSLVIKPAYQKSGGEEILPGSLSAGRLAELRARIIARPHAFIAQETVHRSASPVWSDGGIHCGHLALRVFLVADSPHSYSIMPGGLIRVATTTAPMELSITAGLGSKDLWVLSDGPIEHVTLLEPDDQPVPLRRTGAAFPSRVADDLFWLGQSLDRADFLCRLLRPVVDRLTAESEEDWPELPVLIRALADQGQIEPGFAVDGLDEQLPELTENLPKVIFDPAEPRGLAAAISEMKRLASLARDWLSPDTWRTIHHITTIFQTAGGRRRVDLADAYGALNQLMVDLAAVSGLIQDGMIRGPAWRLLDMGRRIERGRITASLIVSTLQTGKVADKAVLRVLLEILDCRMTYRSRYLDNVQQNAVLDLAVTDETNPHSVAFQVVTLADHVDMLPRDLVAPLRTEEKRLAMAAVHDVRMLTPEQLTDSPPLEVERVLTDLEHQLRTLSDTLTRKYLVHSGAPRQITDSEGR